In Nocardioides sp. InS609-2, a single genomic region encodes these proteins:
- a CDS encoding DUF4389 domain-containing protein, protein MTTYTPPPEPGRTASRRSRPVPLVIGILLALVGFPLLLGGLGLGWAMATQRDDDGFFSTPTEQLTTETVALSSEVVNFGEAGPDDWWADRDLATVRLSARSADASAVFIGIAPSADVAGYLGSASYDEISDLRTDPFDYSLTRRGTGGDLSAAPTVQGFWTAQSSGPGTQALAWDLEPGTYTAVVMNVEGSPGVAVDLSAGGRLGWLTPLAWSLGLLGGALILGGALLVVYGALPLGPRVPRQVAPGQPPEAVRPDTPVTLVGAKDPQLNRGLWLVKWFLAIPHFIVLALLWLVFVVLTVVAFFAILVTGRYPRGLFDLNVGILRWTWRVQFYATAAIGTDRYPPFTLDHTDYPADLDIAYPERLSRGLVLVKSWLLALPHLIVLGVLAGTWQFGDADGFEFAVGGLIGALTLAAGLLLLFTGRYPAPLFDLLVGLNRWVYRVTAYVALMTDTYPPFRLDQGPADPGGVAPTPSTPDAPATTGLGWPAEERRPDREVEV, encoded by the coding sequence ATGACCACCTACACCCCACCACCTGAACCAGGCCGCACCGCTTCACGCAGGAGCCGCCCGGTCCCCCTCGTCATCGGCATCCTGCTCGCGCTCGTGGGCTTCCCGCTGCTGCTCGGAGGCCTCGGCCTCGGCTGGGCGATGGCCACCCAGCGCGACGACGACGGGTTCTTCAGCACCCCGACCGAGCAGCTCACCACCGAGACGGTGGCCCTCTCCAGCGAGGTCGTGAACTTCGGCGAGGCCGGCCCCGACGACTGGTGGGCCGACCGTGACCTCGCCACCGTGCGGCTGAGCGCCCGGTCCGCGGACGCATCGGCCGTCTTCATCGGGATCGCACCGAGCGCCGACGTCGCGGGCTACCTGGGCAGCGCGTCGTACGACGAGATCAGCGACCTGCGCACCGACCCGTTCGACTACTCGCTGACCCGGCGTGGCACCGGCGGTGACCTGAGCGCGGCTCCCACGGTCCAGGGGTTCTGGACCGCGCAGAGCAGCGGCCCCGGCACCCAGGCGCTGGCCTGGGACCTCGAGCCCGGCACCTACACCGCCGTGGTCATGAACGTCGAAGGCTCCCCGGGGGTCGCGGTCGACCTGTCCGCGGGCGGACGCCTCGGCTGGCTCACACCTCTGGCATGGAGCCTCGGCCTGCTGGGCGGCGCCCTGATCCTCGGCGGCGCACTGCTCGTCGTGTACGGCGCCCTGCCGCTGGGACCGCGGGTCCCCCGCCAGGTCGCGCCCGGTCAGCCTCCGGAAGCCGTCCGGCCCGACACCCCCGTGACCCTGGTCGGCGCGAAGGACCCGCAGCTGAACCGTGGGCTCTGGCTGGTCAAGTGGTTCCTGGCGATCCCGCACTTCATCGTGCTCGCGCTGCTGTGGCTGGTCTTCGTGGTGCTCACCGTGGTGGCGTTCTTCGCGATCCTGGTCACCGGCCGCTACCCGCGTGGCCTCTTCGACCTCAACGTCGGCATCCTGCGGTGGACCTGGCGGGTGCAGTTCTATGCGACGGCTGCGATCGGCACCGACCGCTACCCGCCGTTCACCCTCGACCACACCGACTACCCGGCCGACCTCGACATCGCCTACCCCGAGCGGCTCTCGCGCGGGCTGGTGCTGGTCAAGTCGTGGCTGCTGGCGCTGCCGCACCTGATCGTGCTGGGAGTGCTCGCGGGCACGTGGCAGTTCGGTGACGCGGACGGCTTCGAGTTCGCCGTCGGCGGTCTGATCGGCGCGCTGACGTTGGCTGCCGGACTGCTGTTGCTGTTCACCGGCCGCTACCCGGCGCCGTTGTTCGACCTGCTGGTCGGCCTGAACCGGTGGGTCTACCGGGTGACCGCGTACGTCGCCCTGATGACCGACACCTACCCGCCGTTCCGGCTGGACCAGGGCCCAGCGGACCCCGGTGGCGTCGCGCCCACGCCGAGCACCCCCGACGCGCCGGCCACGACCGGTCTCGGCTGGCCGGCCGAGGAGCGTCGTCCTGACCGTGA
- a CDS encoding histidine kinase — protein sequence MSKPLRSVLAEPRPSAPPARVWRDWALLAVVTVAAVLEVLLREDLPLPGLSLVLTVGLASLVLWRRTHPLAVVATAFGVTAVVDIGLIVADAPALDMYSMVSFLVFPYALFRWGSGREAAAGLAVILVPATLGFFVSWTGVADAIGGVGVLMSAFALGWAVRSQHDARERRLEQVKSEERVLLARELHDTVAHHVSAIAVHAQAGRALAATSPSSPLEALEVIEVEASRTLAEMRAMVRVLRNEAPVDYAPQPGVADLERLSGASPAGPRVEVRVSGDLAALPAAIDAAVFRIAQEAVTNALRHARNATLIDVRVAGDQSTVSLVVRDDGDPGAADPAPEAGFGLTGMVERALLLGGACRAGPCPGRGWAVSATLPRQVSA from the coding sequence GTGAGCAAGCCACTGCGGTCCGTGCTGGCCGAACCCCGACCCTCGGCGCCCCCGGCCCGGGTGTGGCGGGACTGGGCGCTGCTCGCGGTCGTGACCGTCGCCGCGGTGCTGGAGGTGCTCCTGCGGGAGGACCTGCCGCTGCCGGGGCTGTCACTGGTGTTGACGGTGGGGCTCGCATCGCTCGTGCTGTGGCGGCGTACCCACCCGCTCGCAGTGGTCGCCACCGCCTTCGGCGTGACCGCCGTCGTCGACATCGGGCTGATCGTGGCTGACGCCCCGGCGCTCGACATGTACTCGATGGTCTCCTTCCTCGTGTTCCCCTACGCCCTCTTCCGGTGGGGCTCCGGGCGCGAGGCGGCGGCGGGCCTGGCCGTCATCCTGGTCCCGGCGACCCTGGGGTTCTTCGTCAGCTGGACCGGCGTGGCCGACGCAATCGGCGGGGTCGGTGTCCTGATGTCCGCCTTTGCCCTGGGCTGGGCCGTGCGTTCTCAGCACGACGCCCGGGAGCGAAGGCTGGAGCAGGTGAAGTCGGAGGAGCGGGTCCTGTTGGCGCGCGAGCTGCACGACACGGTGGCCCACCACGTCTCTGCCATCGCCGTCCACGCACAGGCAGGGCGCGCTCTCGCGGCGACCAGCCCGAGTTCGCCGCTCGAGGCACTGGAGGTGATCGAGGTGGAGGCATCGCGCACGCTCGCGGAGATGCGGGCGATGGTCCGCGTATTGCGCAACGAGGCACCCGTCGACTACGCCCCGCAGCCCGGTGTTGCCGACCTCGAGCGGCTGTCCGGGGCATCGCCTGCCGGGCCGCGGGTGGAGGTCAGGGTCTCGGGTGACCTTGCCGCCCTCCCGGCGGCGATCGACGCCGCTGTCTTCCGGATCGCTCAGGAGGCGGTCACCAATGCCCTGAGGCATGCCCGGAACGCCACCCTGATCGACGTGCGCGTCGCCGGCGACCAGTCGACGGTCAGCCTCGTCGTCCGCGACGACGGTGATCCGGGCGCGGCTGACCCCGCCCCCGAAGCGGGGTTCGGGCTCACCGGGATGGTGGAACGCGCCCTGCTCCTGGGTGGCGCGTGCCGGGCAGGTCCCTGCCCCGGTCGCGGCTGGGCCGTCAGCGCGACACTGCCGCGGCAGGTGTCGGCGTGA
- a CDS encoding response regulator transcription factor — MSIRVLVADDQDLVRTGLRLILGTLDGIEVVGEARDGQEAVRLARELRPDVCLMDIRMPVLDGVEATRLLAGPGVEDPVAVVVITTFDLDEYVHGALLAGATGFLLKDAGPGLLGEAIRAATRGDSLISPSITRRLLSTFAGTGRAAPPAQPLDRLTEREEQVLLTIARGRTNAEIAAELHISLSTVKAHIGSLMAKLGARNRVEVAMWGYETGRVRE; from the coding sequence GTGAGCATCCGGGTGCTGGTCGCCGACGACCAGGATCTCGTGCGGACCGGACTGCGGCTGATCCTCGGCACCCTGGACGGCATCGAGGTCGTGGGGGAGGCGCGCGACGGGCAGGAGGCGGTGCGGCTGGCCCGCGAGCTCCGTCCCGACGTGTGCCTGATGGACATCCGGATGCCCGTCCTCGACGGGGTCGAAGCGACCCGTCTGCTGGCCGGGCCGGGCGTCGAGGACCCGGTCGCGGTCGTCGTGATCACCACCTTCGACCTCGACGAGTACGTGCACGGTGCGCTGTTGGCCGGCGCCACCGGCTTCCTGCTGAAGGACGCCGGACCCGGGCTGCTCGGCGAGGCGATCCGGGCGGCCACCCGAGGTGACTCGCTCATCTCGCCCAGCATCACCCGGCGGCTGCTGTCGACGTTCGCGGGCACGGGTCGGGCAGCCCCTCCCGCCCAGCCCCTCGACCGGCTCACCGAACGCGAGGAGCAGGTGCTGCTCACCATCGCGCGGGGTCGCACCAACGCAGAGATCGCCGCCGAGCTGCACATCAGCCTCAGCACGGTGAAGGCCCACATCGGCAGCCTCATGGCCAAGCTCGGCGCCCGTAACCGGGTGGAGGTCGCGATGTGGGGGTACGAGACCGGCAGGGTCCGGGAGTAG
- a CDS encoding ABC transporter permease subunit, whose product MTATIVPPASTTEAAPVRRTARPIPTTRLVKVELRKMFNTRSGFWMLVSIGVLSVIATGAVIIFAPESEITYETFATAIGLPMSVILPMIAILAVTGEWSQRSGLTTFTLVPSRGRVIGAKAIATLLVGLGSMAVAFAVGALGNVAGSALAGVDTVWDISLSMAPQMVLGNLVGMAIGFTLGAVLRNSAAAIVGYFVVSLVMPGILVLLAQVRSWFEDLQPWIDWNETQVELFEGATNTGKEWAMLGSTTMIWIVIPLVVGLLLMRRSEVK is encoded by the coding sequence ATGACCGCCACGATCGTCCCGCCGGCCTCCACCACGGAGGCCGCGCCGGTCCGCCGGACCGCCCGTCCCATCCCGACCACTCGGCTCGTCAAGGTCGAGCTGCGCAAGATGTTCAACACCCGCTCGGGATTCTGGATGCTCGTCAGCATCGGCGTCCTGTCGGTCATCGCGACCGGGGCGGTAATCATCTTCGCTCCCGAGAGCGAGATCACCTACGAGACTTTCGCGACGGCGATCGGGTTGCCGATGTCGGTGATCTTGCCGATGATCGCGATCCTGGCCGTCACGGGTGAGTGGAGCCAGCGCAGTGGGCTCACGACGTTCACGCTGGTGCCGAGCCGCGGACGCGTGATCGGCGCAAAGGCGATCGCGACCCTCCTGGTGGGCCTCGGCTCCATGGCCGTCGCCTTCGCGGTGGGCGCCCTCGGCAACGTGGCCGGTTCCGCACTCGCCGGCGTCGACACCGTGTGGGACATTTCGTTGTCCATGGCGCCCCAGATGGTGCTCGGCAACCTGGTCGGCATGGCCATCGGCTTCACCCTCGGTGCCGTGCTGCGCAACTCCGCGGCCGCGATCGTGGGCTACTTCGTCGTCTCACTGGTCATGCCGGGCATCCTCGTGCTCCTGGCCCAGGTGCGCTCGTGGTTCGAGGACCTGCAGCCGTGGATCGACTGGAACGAAACGCAGGTGGAACTCTTCGAGGGCGCCACAAACACCGGTAAGGAGTGGGCGATGCTCGGCTCGACCACGATGATCTGGATCGTCATTCCCCTCGTCGTCGGGCTGCTGCTCATGCGCCGCTCCGAGGTCAAGTAG
- a CDS encoding ATP-binding cassette domain-containing protein — MITVESLTRRYAGFTAVDNVSFTAKPGRVTGFLGPNGAGKSTTMRVMVGLTAPTSGSATIDGVRFADLPNPGLEVGVLLDASAQHAGRTGREILTIASDTMGLPRTRVDEMIELVSLTPTEAKRRVRNYSLGMRQRLGIATALLGDPKVLILDEPANGLDPAGIRWMRDLLTGFASQGGTVLLSSHLLHEIEVIADDLVVIGNGKIVASGSKEELLAAAGTLARSTSPRDLAHALEQAGIPSTLAGDGSVRTDADPARVGAVALTAGIALTELRSAEGAGLEDMFLSLTADTQREGVAA; from the coding sequence ATGATCACAGTTGAGTCCCTGACCCGGAGGTACGCCGGTTTCACCGCCGTCGACAACGTCTCCTTCACCGCCAAGCCCGGCCGCGTGACCGGTTTCCTCGGCCCTAACGGCGCCGGCAAGTCCACCACGATGCGCGTCATGGTGGGTCTGACCGCTCCGACGTCCGGCTCGGCCACCATCGACGGCGTCCGGTTCGCCGACCTCCCCAACCCCGGCCTCGAGGTCGGCGTCCTCCTCGACGCCTCGGCCCAGCACGCCGGCCGCACCGGACGCGAGATCCTGACCATTGCCTCCGACACCATGGGCCTGCCCCGCACTCGGGTCGACGAGATGATCGAGCTGGTGAGCCTGACCCCCACCGAGGCCAAGCGCCGCGTGCGCAACTACTCCCTCGGCATGCGCCAGCGGCTCGGTATCGCCACTGCACTCCTCGGAGACCCCAAGGTCCTGATCCTCGACGAGCCCGCCAACGGGCTCGACCCCGCGGGGATCCGGTGGATGCGCGACCTGCTGACGGGCTTCGCCAGCCAGGGCGGCACGGTGCTGCTGTCCTCACACCTGCTCCACGAGATCGAGGTCATCGCCGATGACCTGGTCGTGATCGGCAACGGCAAGATCGTCGCGTCCGGCAGCAAGGAAGAGCTCCTCGCCGCGGCCGGGACGCTCGCCCGCTCGACGTCACCGCGCGACCTCGCCCACGCGCTCGAGCAGGCCGGGATCCCCAGCACGCTCGCAGGGGACGGCTCGGTCCGCACCGACGCCGACCCCGCTCGGGTCGGGGCCGTGGCTCTGACCGCCGGCATCGCCCTCACCGAGCTCCGGTCCGCCGAGGGCGCCGGGCTCGAAGACATGTTCCTGTCGCTCACTGCCGACACCCAACGCGAAGGAGTTGCGGCATGA